The sequence AAAGCGGAATTGAGTGCCCGTCGGATGAATTCCTGTGTGTGCGGCGCCTGCTCCTGCGTGAGGGCAAGAGCAAGGCCTACCTGAATGGAAGGCTCTCATCGGCGGCATGGCTTCGTGACCTTGGTGAACTCCTGGTCGAGGTCCATGGCCAGCACCAGGGAGTTGCCCTGACTCAGCCGTCTCGCCAGCGGCTGCTCCTCGACGCCTACGCCGGATTGACGGGGGATGTGGCGGCCTTCCGTGGACTGTATAGCAGGCGGCAGGCGCTGAGGTCGGAGCTGGATGCCTTGAGCGCAGGAGAGCGGGAGAAAGCCCAGCGCCTGGACCAGCTTCAGTATCAGCGGGGGGAGATCACCGCCGCGCGACTCGCCGACGGGGAGGAAGAGGAGCTTATCCAGGAGCGGACGATCCTCATGCACGCCGAGCGGCTGCACGCTGCGGCGCACTTGGGGTACGAGGGTCTGTACGGAGAGCAAGGGTCGGTGGCGGGTCGCCTGGCCTTGATCGTCTCGAAGCTTAGGGAGGCGCAGCGTATCGACCCAAGGCTGAAGGATGTTGTTGAGGCCTGCGAGACTGCCATCGCATCGGTTGAGGATGCCGCTGCCCAGCTCAGGGACTATAGGGAGAGTGTGGCCTTTGACCCTGAGCGCCTGGAGCAGGTGGAGGGACGACTGCACGAGATTGGCAAACTGAAGCGCAAATACGGCGGCTCGATTGCCGAGATACTCGCATGTGCGACGTCGGCTGAAGAGGAGTTGCAGCGTCTCATCGGCTCGGAGGAGCGGGGACAGGAGGTCGAACGGGAACTGGCGACGTTAGACGAGGCACTCGCGCAACAGGCGGCTGCCCTGACAGCGCGCCGGAAGGCGGCAGCCGAGCGATTGGCCGCGGCCGTCCGTCAGGAGTTGCAGACCCTGAGGATGGAGAAGGCGGACTTTGCCGTCCAGATCAGGACTCGCCCTGGATCCGATGGCTCGTGTCTGCTGGCGTACGGGGCAGACGAAGTGGAGTTCCTGATTGCCCCGAATCCTGGTGAGGAGTTGAAGCCGCTAGGCCGCATCGCCTCCGGTGGCGAGCTGTCGCGGGTCATGCTGGCCATCAAGGCCATCCTTGCGGCCTCAGATCAGGTTCCGACACTGGTCTTTGACGAGGTGGATGTGGGGATCGGCGGGGGGATGGCCGCGGTGATAGGCCAGAAGCTCTGGGCGATTGCGAAGGAGCGGCAGGTCCTCTCCATCACGCATCTGCCGCAGATCGCGGCCTTGGCCGACCGCCATCTTTCGATCGTGAAGCGTCTCAATGGAGCCCGCACTGAAATCGCCGTCCAGGTACTGGAGGGCGAAGAACGGGTCCGCGAGATCGCCAGGATGCTTGGGGCAAAGGAGCGAACGGGTATCTCGCTGAACCATGCTCAAGAAATCCTGGAGACGGCCAGTCGATGGAAGGCGGCAAGAGTATCAGGCGCGTCCGCGTGACCATGTTACGATGACGAGTGGAGTATGCTTACGGCGCAAGCCTCGCAGTGATAACATGGCACCCCCGGTATGAAGATCGTCTGTAGGTGAGTGCCTGGTGAGGGAACCAGACGCTGGAAGTGCTCGATATATCCAAGGCAAAGGAGTGAATGCCATGCCACAACTCTACAAGATTCCGCTGGTGTTGAGTCCCCAGCCCGAAGGGGGGGTATACGGTAACCAGCCCGGTATTACCGGAGCTCATCACGGAGGGAGATACGCCAGAAGAGGTCATCCGGAGCGTGAACGACGCCTTGGAGGCGGCGCTGGAACTGTACGAAGATCAAGGCCGACCGCTGCCTGCGAATGCGCGGCAAGACCCACAGGCCGATCCAATCTAGTTCGAGTGTTGACGTAGTCAGGGCTCCCCGCTCTGCGCCTCGCCTTCAGCACCCGCATAGCGA comes from Candidatus Methylomirabilis tolerans and encodes:
- the recN gene encoding DNA repair protein RecN — encoded protein: MLRELSLTNFALIDELRVEFGSGLNVLTGETGAGKSIIIDALGLALGTRGEAEQIRTGAEGATVEAAFDLQGDEPRRLLSESGIECPSDEFLCVRRLLLREGKSKAYLNGRLSSAAWLRDLGELLVEVHGQHQGVALTQPSRQRLLLDAYAGLTGDVAAFRGLYSRRQALRSELDALSAGEREKAQRLDQLQYQRGEITAARLADGEEEELIQERTILMHAERLHAAAHLGYEGLYGEQGSVAGRLALIVSKLREAQRIDPRLKDVVEACETAIASVEDAAAQLRDYRESVAFDPERLEQVEGRLHEIGKLKRKYGGSIAEILACATSAEEELQRLIGSEERGQEVERELATLDEALAQQAAALTARRKAAAERLAAAVRQELQTLRMEKADFAVQIRTRPGSDGSCLLAYGADEVEFLIAPNPGEELKPLGRIASGGELSRVMLAIKAILAASDQVPTLVFDEVDVGIGGGMAAVIGQKLWAIAKERQVLSITHLPQIAALADRHLSIVKRLNGARTEIAVQVLEGEERVREIARMLGAKERTGISLNHAQEILETASRWKAARVSGASA